Proteins encoded within one genomic window of Bremerella alba:
- the hpt gene encoding hypoxanthine phosphoribosyltransferase: MRSLQNEELTAYNSALSIQLPPSPVGLFSLHILIETEELAARVSSLAAELTETYGDRPLTVLGVMTGSLVLMADLIRRLEMPLKVGVMQARSYRGTATSAGDLTLNLDMMPKIAGQDVLVVDDIFDTGHTMKNVLESIQEHGPTSVRSLVLLSKSERHEVAIRPDFVGFHIPNEFVVGYGLDYYDLYRNLPFVAALEDHEIASHA, translated from the coding sequence GTGCGGAGCCTACAGAACGAAGAGCTAACAGCTTACAATAGCGCCTTATCGATTCAACTTCCTCCATCGCCAGTGGGGCTGTTTTCTTTGCATATCTTGATCGAAACTGAAGAACTCGCCGCGAGAGTATCCTCTCTGGCGGCAGAACTGACGGAAACCTACGGGGATCGACCTCTCACGGTTCTCGGCGTGATGACTGGCAGCCTGGTGCTGATGGCCGATTTGATTCGTCGCCTCGAAATGCCGCTTAAGGTGGGCGTCATGCAGGCACGCAGTTACCGCGGAACGGCCACCTCGGCGGGCGATCTGACGCTGAATCTGGATATGATGCCGAAAATTGCCGGGCAAGACGTACTGGTCGTCGACGACATCTTCGATACCGGCCACACCATGAAAAACGTGCTGGAGAGCATTCAGGAACATGGCCCGACTTCCGTGCGATCGCTCGTACTGCTTTCCAAGTCCGAGCGCCACGAAGTAGCCATCCGACCTGACTTTGTCGGCTTTCATATTCCCAACGAGTTCGTCGTGGGGTACGGTTTGGATTATTACGACCTCTACCGCAACCTGCCGTTTGTTGCGGCGCTTGAAGATCACGAGATCGCTTCGCACGCATGA
- a CDS encoding YciI family protein, with the protein MKYMLLVYGAETSWTPESREDCMRKSMTICDELEKEGKLIASSPLMSVSTSKTVRVRDGKQLVTTGPFAETTEQLGGYYILDVENEAEALAIAARIPPASVGSVEVRPLESLPL; encoded by the coding sequence ATGAAATACATGTTACTGGTCTACGGCGCGGAAACGAGTTGGACGCCTGAGAGCCGCGAGGATTGCATGCGTAAGAGCATGACCATTTGCGACGAATTGGAGAAGGAAGGGAAGCTCATCGCTTCTTCTCCGCTCATGTCCGTTTCGACTTCCAAGACGGTCCGGGTACGCGACGGAAAGCAACTAGTCACGACGGGGCCTTTTGCCGAGACGACCGAGCAGTTGGGCGGCTATTACATTCTGGATGTCGAGAATGAAGCGGAAGCGCTGGCCATCGCAGCTCGAATTCCACCGGCGTCGGTGGGCAGCGTCGAAGTCCGTCCCCTGGAATCGCTTCCACTGTAG
- a CDS encoding glycosyltransferase family 4 protein, whose product MTPLRLALVTRRFWPLVGGAEMVMANLAEELTRQGHQVQLLTAQWHPDWPKQISHRGIPVVRLPNPSVRGWGTVRYMMSLGRWLRSQQTELDAVYVSMLKHSAVVTTSRLKNSKVPVVLRAEGAGDTGDCAFHETANFGHRIRHACQQADGLVAPSQQIFDEMVSSGFDREKIRFIPNGVQVSPVHSDEQRRAARLTLAAANPILTLAESAPLVVFTGRLHPGKGLTKLVRAWPYILQRFPMARLWLVGEGPQEGELASMIGAMGLQSRIILPGAFDTVEDVLAAADAFVLPSLHEGMSIALLEAMAAALPCVVSDIPGNRILIDHDDTGVVFPVDDTRALADSLIRVIESRQLATSLGNAARSRVIQHFSLQRSAADHVAYFRSLIEQKQLR is encoded by the coding sequence ATGACTCCTCTTCGCCTGGCACTTGTCACTCGTCGATTCTGGCCTCTGGTAGGAGGTGCAGAAATGGTTATGGCCAACCTGGCCGAGGAACTAACGCGCCAAGGCCATCAAGTTCAACTCTTGACCGCCCAGTGGCACCCCGATTGGCCCAAACAAATTTCGCATCGCGGAATCCCGGTCGTTCGCCTGCCTAACCCCTCGGTCCGCGGATGGGGAACGGTCCGCTACATGATGTCGCTGGGACGCTGGCTGAGATCGCAGCAGACAGAGCTCGACGCGGTCTATGTCTCGATGCTCAAACACAGCGCCGTCGTGACCACCTCGCGTCTAAAAAACAGTAAGGTCCCGGTCGTCTTACGGGCTGAAGGGGCCGGCGATACGGGCGACTGTGCTTTTCACGAGACGGCCAACTTCGGCCATCGCATCCGCCATGCCTGTCAACAAGCCGATGGCCTTGTTGCTCCGAGCCAGCAGATCTTCGATGAAATGGTATCGTCCGGGTTCGACCGTGAAAAAATTCGCTTCATTCCCAACGGCGTCCAAGTCAGCCCCGTTCACAGCGACGAACAACGTCGCGCGGCTCGACTGACATTAGCCGCAGCCAATCCTATTCTTACCCTGGCCGAGTCCGCTCCGCTGGTGGTCTTCACGGGAAGACTTCATCCCGGCAAAGGCCTAACCAAGCTGGTGCGTGCCTGGCCCTACATCTTGCAGCGATTCCCCATGGCCCGGCTATGGCTCGTGGGGGAAGGGCCTCAGGAAGGGGAATTGGCATCGATGATTGGGGCCATGGGGCTTCAAAGCAGGATCATCCTGCCGGGGGCTTTCGACACGGTCGAAGACGTCCTGGCCGCAGCCGACGCATTCGTACTTCCATCGCTGCATGAAGGAATGTCGATCGCACTGCTCGAGGCCATGGCCGCGGCTCTTCCTTGTGTGGTGAGCGACATCCCAGGCAATCGCATTCTGATCGACCACGACGATACGGGCGTCGTCTTCCCCGTTGACGACACCCGTGCTCTGGCCGATTCGTTAATCCGCGTGATCGAGAGCCGGCAACTGGCGACAAGCCTTGGCAATGCGGCCCGCTCTCGTGTTATTCAGCATTTCAGCTTGCAGCGCAGTGCTGCCGATCATGTCGCCTATTTCAGATCGCTGATCGAACAGAAGCAGCTCCGATAG
- a CDS encoding rhodanese-like domain-containing protein: MRTIMLATVIAGVLGALVAGTLHSGEGPSSDSTLANPQIDYQGFAKQVQEVAKVREKRRVSEDQFIRMINDPKAIVLDARSQRMYDLLHVKGAVHISLPDMTAEALAELIPTKRYPGRDLLQQQLQKRANRICYQVGRRFAQFEYLQHALQLRLSQHIRAQAATRSSSDEDPLRRQLG, encoded by the coding sequence ATGAGAACGATCATGCTGGCGACGGTCATTGCCGGAGTCTTGGGAGCACTTGTCGCCGGAACGCTACATTCTGGGGAAGGGCCTTCGTCGGACTCGACGCTTGCGAATCCTCAGATCGACTACCAAGGTTTCGCGAAGCAGGTGCAAGAGGTCGCGAAGGTTCGTGAAAAGCGGCGTGTTTCCGAGGATCAGTTCATACGCATGATAAACGATCCGAAGGCGATCGTTCTCGATGCTCGCAGCCAACGCATGTATGACCTGCTGCATGTGAAAGGGGCCGTGCATATCTCGCTGCCGGACATGACCGCAGAAGCTTTGGCTGAATTGATTCCGACGAAAAGATACCCCGGTCGTGATTTACTGCAACAACAACTTCAAAAACGAGCCAACCGCATTTGCTACCAAGTCGGTCGTCGCTTCGCTCAATTTGAATACCTACAACACGCTTTACAGCTACGGCTATCGCAACATATACGAGCTCAAGCCGCTACTCGATCGTCATCAGACGAAGATCCCCTTCGCAGGCAGCTCGGTTGA
- a CDS encoding DUF1559 domain-containing protein: MRHQVKRVGFTLVELLVVIAIIGVLIALLLPAVQQAREAARRTSCRNKMKQLGLALHNYHDTFNVFPSGNMSRSGSTTDCTPDGDQCQDGMASWTVLILPFIEQGNLYEQFDFRQPLYWGFNDDFTGTNPSCGTNDNFVPQTTSVDAFHCPSDPLASGGSLTNNYMGVMGGDTYPGNNNGTAYNCRMNNTRLNYNNGMLYLNSKTGFHSATDGTSNVYLIGESKYLFQPSFCCETATWASSARINNDDSLLLNIVACTFQPNTGDSPLNNNVHMWDEMPGTVGSWHPGGCHMAMGDASVHFISENIDITTHRNLSKRSDGYPIGGLGQL, encoded by the coding sequence ATGAGACATCAAGTTAAACGTGTAGGGTTTACGCTCGTGGAATTGTTGGTGGTGATCGCCATCATCGGGGTGCTGATTGCACTTCTCTTGCCGGCCGTGCAACAGGCCCGCGAAGCAGCAAGGCGAACGAGTTGCCGCAATAAGATGAAGCAGTTGGGACTCGCCCTGCACAACTATCACGATACGTTCAATGTGTTTCCTTCTGGCAACATGAGCCGTAGTGGTTCGACCACTGATTGCACCCCGGACGGGGATCAATGTCAGGATGGTATGGCTTCGTGGACAGTTCTGATCTTGCCATTCATCGAGCAAGGAAACCTCTACGAACAATTCGACTTCCGGCAGCCGCTGTACTGGGGGTTTAATGACGACTTTACCGGGACCAATCCTAGTTGCGGCACGAACGATAACTTCGTTCCTCAGACCACTTCGGTCGACGCGTTTCATTGCCCTTCAGATCCATTGGCCTCTGGCGGAAGCTTGACCAATAACTATATGGGCGTCATGGGTGGTGATACGTACCCAGGCAATAACAATGGCACGGCTTATAACTGCCGGATGAACAACACGCGTTTGAACTACAACAATGGGATGCTGTATTTGAACTCGAAGACAGGCTTTCATAGTGCCACCGATGGTACGTCGAATGTATATCTGATCGGTGAGAGTAAGTATCTTTTCCAGCCAAGTTTCTGTTGTGAAACGGCAACCTGGGCTTCGTCGGCACGCATCAATAACGACGACTCGCTTCTGCTTAACATTGTGGCCTGTACCTTTCAGCCGAACACTGGCGATAGTCCCCTTAACAACAACGTTCACATGTGGGACGAGATGCCAGGCACGGTGGGAAGCTGGCACCCCGGCGGCTGCCACATGGCCATGGGAGATGCTTCGGTTCACTTCATTAGCGAAAACATCGACATCACGACGCACCGGAATTTGAGCAAGCGTAGCGATGGGTATCCCATCGGTGGACTGGGCCAACTCTAA
- a CDS encoding exopolysaccharide biosynthesis protein — translation MAIAQTTEEPTTSEDDADDAPPEGLVDILEQMKENTDGDQVTLEDTLDSLNSRSFGPLLLVPAVMAVSPIGAIPGMSIVTGCILLLIAVQMIFSSGRPWLPQRLLDFSFSRETMTKGIDKTLPWAKWLEKFTDRRLQTITHSPFHYVIAAIIAFLALLFIPLAFLPFAVSIPGTAIALFALGMTARDGVMVILGFVVSFAAVAVAIYAWPF, via the coding sequence ATGGCAATCGCTCAAACCACTGAAGAGCCAACGACTTCCGAAGACGACGCTGACGACGCCCCTCCCGAGGGTCTCGTCGACATCCTCGAGCAGATGAAGGAAAACACCGACGGAGACCAAGTCACTCTGGAAGACACATTGGACTCGCTCAATAGCCGTAGTTTCGGCCCCCTTCTGCTTGTGCCAGCGGTGATGGCCGTCTCGCCGATTGGTGCCATCCCCGGCATGTCTATCGTAACCGGATGCATCTTGTTGCTGATTGCCGTGCAAATGATCTTTTCCAGCGGCAGACCGTGGCTTCCGCAGCGACTCCTCGATTTTTCGTTTTCGCGTGAAACGATGACGAAAGGAATCGACAAAACACTTCCGTGGGCCAAGTGGTTGGAAAAGTTTACTGATCGTCGTTTGCAAACGATCACCCACTCGCCGTTTCATTACGTCATCGCCGCGATCATTGCGTTCCTCGCGTTGCTCTTCATTCCGCTGGCCTTCTTGCCATTTGCCGTGTCCATTCCGGGAACGGCGATCGCGTTGTTTGCTTTGGGCATGACCGCTCGTGATGGTGTGATGGTGATACTCGGATTCGTTGTTTCTTTTGCAGCTGTTGCCGTAGCCATTTACGCTTGGCCCTTCTAA
- a CDS encoding Gfo/Idh/MocA family protein — protein sequence MPKFPQSTRRRFLQGVAAAGAATFIIPSAHRAFGFQNANDRPTFATIGLRNQGWGITNKTTPYADFAALADVDANVLAENVSKLEKKQGKKPDAYNDYRKVLDRQDIDAVMIATPDHWHTKIAVEAMYAGKDVYCEKPLTLTIAEGKLIEKVVKETGRVFQVGTMQRSESGQRFLQAVAMVNEGRIGKVQKVTCGINGMTGSAEIPVTEVPEGLDWDMWLGPAEKVDYRALPEMRKGYGGGVPLYSNCHYSFRNWHEYSGGKLTDWGAHHVDIACWALGATDTGPSKIKPLEYELACEYKDGNPVVHDRYNVATKFKIQADMPNDVEMIIQSEGDNGILFEGTDGRFFVNRGKIVGAPVEALKENPLPEGAIEKVYGGPVPKNHSVNFIECMDSRSQPISDVWSHNRMLEICHLSNIAMRLGRELNWDPEKREVIGDDQANTFLSRESRKGYETQMG from the coding sequence ATGCCTAAATTTCCGCAAAGCACACGTCGTCGATTCCTTCAGGGAGTTGCCGCCGCCGGTGCCGCTACGTTCATCATTCCATCCGCCCACCGTGCCTTCGGTTTTCAGAATGCCAACGATCGCCCGACGTTCGCGACGATTGGTCTTCGCAACCAAGGTTGGGGCATCACCAACAAGACGACCCCTTACGCCGACTTTGCTGCATTAGCGGACGTCGATGCCAACGTTTTGGCCGAGAATGTATCGAAGCTGGAAAAGAAGCAAGGCAAAAAGCCGGACGCGTATAACGACTATCGCAAAGTCCTCGACCGCCAAGACATCGACGCGGTGATGATCGCCACGCCAGACCATTGGCACACCAAGATCGCCGTCGAAGCGATGTATGCCGGCAAAGATGTCTACTGCGAAAAGCCGCTCACGCTGACGATCGCCGAAGGCAAGCTGATCGAGAAGGTCGTTAAAGAGACCGGTCGCGTCTTTCAGGTCGGTACCATGCAGCGTAGCGAATCGGGACAACGTTTCCTGCAAGCGGTCGCCATGGTGAACGAAGGTCGTATCGGTAAGGTCCAAAAGGTGACCTGCGGTATCAACGGCATGACTGGCTCGGCCGAAATCCCTGTGACGGAAGTGCCGGAAGGTCTCGACTGGGACATGTGGCTCGGCCCAGCGGAAAAGGTCGACTACCGTGCTCTGCCGGAAATGCGAAAAGGTTACGGCGGCGGCGTTCCTCTTTACAGCAATTGCCATTACTCGTTCCGCAACTGGCACGAATACTCTGGCGGTAAGCTGACCGACTGGGGTGCCCACCATGTGGACATTGCCTGTTGGGCATTGGGTGCGACCGACACCGGCCCGAGCAAGATCAAACCACTCGAGTACGAACTGGCTTGCGAATACAAAGACGGCAACCCGGTCGTCCACGATCGCTACAACGTGGCCACCAAGTTCAAGATCCAGGCCGACATGCCTAACGATGTCGAAATGATCATCCAAAGCGAAGGTGACAACGGGATCCTCTTCGAGGGAACCGATGGTCGTTTCTTCGTTAATCGTGGCAAGATCGTCGGTGCCCCGGTCGAAGCACTGAAAGAAAATCCGCTGCCTGAGGGCGCGATCGAAAAAGTGTACGGCGGTCCGGTTCCGAAGAACCATAGCGTCAACTTTATCGAGTGCATGGACTCGCGCAGCCAGCCGATCTCGGACGTGTGGTCGCATAACCGCATGCTCGAAATCTGTCACCTTTCGAACATCGCCATGCGATTGGGTCGCGAACTCAACTGGGACCCAGAAAAGCGAGAAGTCATCGGCGACGATCAGGCCAACACGTTCCTGTCGCGAGAAAGCCGCAAAGGCTACGAAACTCAGATGGGCTAA
- a CDS encoding Gfo/Idh/MocA family protein codes for MSEPFRHPTPVTRRSFLRASGSIAAGASMVIPAAVHGEQSPQKVRLGIVGGRFGLGFQFHEHPMCEVNGVAELRPERLDALSKTYQCSTKYESLEAMLAQAKDIDAVAIFTEAPNHVPHSLAALNAGKHVLCAVPVAMNLEECEQLIEAVQRTGLTFMMAETSYWQQSTITARKMFEEGSFGQLIYCESAYQHDGLDTLFMENGKRTWRYGFPPMHYPTHCTAHFVSVTGERLTEVACQGWGDEAESLKDNAYDNPFWNGSANFKSESGLTFNMRVWWKGAHRGGERAEWIGDKMSFYGHDPNGLGPIVVRSGNQTEKDDGGFVRSLPQYEKYNVPAWWQTDMLPKPLRHNSGHEGSHTFITHEFIDSLANNRRPAVDVYEAVAYTAPGIVAHQSALKGGQQLKVPNFGRAT; via the coding sequence ATGAGCGAGCCTTTTCGACATCCCACTCCGGTAACGCGTCGTAGTTTCCTTCGTGCCTCCGGCAGCATCGCAGCAGGTGCCAGCATGGTTATACCGGCAGCGGTACACGGCGAGCAATCTCCTCAAAAGGTTCGTCTGGGCATTGTCGGTGGTCGGTTTGGCCTGGGGTTTCAATTTCACGAACACCCAATGTGCGAGGTGAACGGTGTCGCCGAGCTGCGGCCCGAACGATTGGACGCGTTGAGCAAGACCTACCAATGTTCAACGAAGTACGAATCGCTAGAGGCCATGTTAGCTCAGGCGAAGGACATCGATGCGGTTGCCATTTTTACGGAAGCCCCCAACCATGTCCCCCATTCGCTCGCCGCTTTGAACGCAGGCAAGCACGTTCTGTGTGCGGTTCCTGTGGCGATGAACTTGGAGGAATGCGAACAGCTAATCGAAGCCGTTCAGCGGACCGGACTCACGTTCATGATGGCCGAAACCAGTTACTGGCAGCAAAGCACTATCACGGCTCGCAAGATGTTCGAGGAAGGCAGCTTTGGCCAGTTGATCTACTGCGAATCGGCCTATCAACACGACGGCCTGGATACGCTCTTTATGGAAAATGGGAAGCGTACGTGGCGGTATGGTTTTCCGCCAATGCACTATCCCACCCACTGCACGGCGCACTTTGTGAGCGTCACCGGCGAGCGACTTACCGAAGTGGCCTGTCAGGGATGGGGAGACGAAGCCGAAAGCTTGAAGGACAACGCATACGACAATCCTTTCTGGAATGGTTCTGCCAATTTCAAAAGTGAATCGGGGCTGACCTTCAATATGCGTGTGTGGTGGAAAGGTGCCCACCGCGGTGGCGAGCGAGCCGAATGGATTGGGGACAAAATGAGTTTCTACGGTCACGACCCCAATGGCCTTGGTCCGATCGTCGTTCGTAGCGGCAATCAAACCGAAAAGGACGACGGTGGCTTTGTTCGCAGTCTTCCTCAATACGAAAAATACAACGTGCCGGCCTGGTGGCAAACCGACATGCTGCCCAAGCCGCTGCGACATAACAGCGGCCATGAAGGATCGCACACCTTTATCACGCACGAATTCATCGATTCGCTGGCCAACAACCGGCGACCGGCGGTCGATGTCTACGAGGCCGTCGCCTATACGGCCCCTGGTATCGTGGCCCATCAGTCGGCATTGAAGGGGGGCCAGCAATTGAAAGTCCCCAACTTCGGCCGGGCAACCTAG
- a CDS encoding SGNH/GDSL hydrolase family protein gives MKISSKRLIILCIIGVLVIGWAGFYIQYYMMRLIGTGPAGPAVAEEAFHKNWSDRRVMLLGLGDSITAGLGADSPEHTFFNRLVENPTDEFADMQGKSLSVVLPGLESENLAISGSTSKDHFGVIEDRLPPHEPDVFGLVVMTSGGNDLIHSYGRRPPKECAMYGATLAEAQPWIDSFRIRLNEMLDKITAAFPGGCEIYLADIYDPTDGVGDAPSVYLPHWPDALAIHGKYNEVIRECTEARANVYHVPLHETFLGHGSHATQFWRSTYVADDPHYWFYENIEDPNDRGYDAIRRVFLNEIIDHSSLWVNE, from the coding sequence ATGAAAATCAGTTCCAAGCGACTTATCATTCTATGTATTATAGGGGTCTTGGTGATTGGTTGGGCGGGTTTTTACATTCAATACTACATGATGCGCCTGATCGGCACTGGCCCTGCGGGACCTGCGGTTGCCGAAGAAGCATTTCATAAGAATTGGAGCGACCGCCGGGTAATGCTCTTGGGATTGGGAGATAGTATCACTGCTGGTCTCGGCGCCGATTCGCCTGAGCATACTTTCTTCAATCGCCTGGTCGAGAACCCTACGGATGAATTTGCCGATATGCAAGGGAAGTCGCTGTCGGTTGTTCTGCCAGGCCTAGAATCAGAAAACCTCGCGATTTCCGGTTCGACATCGAAGGACCATTTCGGCGTTATCGAAGACCGCTTGCCGCCGCATGAACCTGACGTGTTTGGTCTGGTGGTGATGACCTCAGGCGGGAATGACTTGATTCATAGCTACGGGCGGCGACCGCCTAAAGAGTGTGCCATGTACGGGGCCACGCTGGCCGAGGCCCAACCGTGGATCGATTCCTTTCGAATTCGATTGAACGAAATGCTCGATAAGATCACGGCAGCTTTTCCAGGCGGGTGCGAGATTTACCTCGCGGACATTTACGATCCCACCGACGGTGTCGGAGATGCACCCAGCGTCTATCTTCCGCATTGGCCGGACGCACTAGCCATTCATGGTAAGTACAACGAAGTCATCCGAGAATGTACCGAAGCACGTGCCAATGTGTACCACGTTCCGCTTCACGAAACGTTCCTCGGGCACGGTTCGCATGCGACCCAGTTTTGGCGATCCACGTATGTGGCAGACGATCCCCACTACTGGTTCTACGAGAATATCGAAGACCCCAACGACCGCGGTTACGATGCTATTCGTCGTGTGTTTCTCAACGAGATCATCGACCACTCTTCGCTTTGGGTAAACGAGTAG
- a CDS encoding DinB family protein: MNATETIQAALSTSFDWTLQLAEDLADAPLTDPTGCQGNHPLWVMGHMAFSRGGLLAMITGEESQVAQWKELFSGGTEPSYDASKYPSYGDVLQAYRDIHQQTLVKLNEIGESGLDAKPAFVWDMLADRSDFQSKGHIFLLIAMHEMSHRGQLADARKALSRQPFV, from the coding sequence ATGAACGCAACCGAAACCATTCAGGCGGCGCTCAGCACGAGTTTCGATTGGACACTTCAGTTGGCCGAAGATTTAGCCGACGCACCGCTAACCGATCCGACCGGATGCCAAGGCAATCACCCACTGTGGGTTATGGGGCACATGGCATTCTCGCGGGGAGGTCTTTTGGCCATGATCACTGGCGAGGAAAGCCAAGTCGCCCAGTGGAAGGAGCTGTTTTCCGGCGGAACGGAGCCGAGTTACGACGCGTCGAAGTACCCCAGCTATGGGGACGTGCTGCAAGCGTATCGCGATATCCATCAACAAACGCTTGTGAAATTGAACGAGATCGGTGAGAGCGGTCTCGATGCCAAGCCTGCGTTTGTGTGGGATATGCTCGCTGATCGGTCAGACTTTCAAAGTAAGGGACACATCTTCCTGCTTATCGCCATGCACGAGATGTCGCATCGCGGGCAATTGGCTGATGCACGCAAGGCGCTCAGTCGTCAACCGTTTGTTTGA
- a CDS encoding RtcB family protein → MSLNELKRIDANRLQLTNPYGIDVTLFANQEVPIESVAVDELQSMLQLQETVEAVYRACPERFSVEPTIASVALTPDFHKARGIPVGTILETRGFLVPQAIGNDINCGMRLHRTNLDADQVKACFDALETACRSIFFEAGRRIPMAWEHREALLLSGIEGLFDTIDQSFDEGLWSYFHRTDRHETLSRIDRRGCLPARRVDGLEDMLGKRDRVHRDSQIGSIGGGNHFVEFQKVERILDGQIAHAWGLVPGMVTVMVHTGSVSVGYASGNFYRDQVRQRHPDSVRKPENGIHILPVGPEDGQAETVFWDAMHNAANFAYANRMFLALMAWASLEKCFGETQCELLYDAPHNMIWKEPSQGHESYIHRKGACPARGYDAMVDTPFAYYGEPVLVPGSMGASSYVLAGNGLPGTNQSAAHGAGRAISRGASMKGFDREFERFLEEFRVVTPVDFRRQDIRQRSDIMEKKLADLRQEAPFAYKGIGPVIETIQDSGMARPVAELKPLMTVKG, encoded by the coding sequence ATGTCGTTGAATGAGCTGAAGCGGATCGATGCGAATCGGCTGCAACTGACCAACCCGTATGGGATTGATGTCACCCTTTTCGCAAACCAAGAGGTCCCCATCGAGTCGGTTGCCGTTGACGAACTTCAGTCGATGCTGCAGTTGCAAGAGACGGTTGAAGCCGTTTATCGAGCGTGCCCGGAACGGTTTTCGGTTGAGCCGACGATTGCGAGTGTGGCGTTGACGCCTGATTTTCATAAGGCTCGCGGTATTCCGGTTGGAACAATTCTGGAAACAAGAGGCTTTCTCGTTCCCCAGGCAATCGGAAACGACATCAACTGTGGAATGCGACTGCATCGGACCAACCTCGATGCGGATCAAGTTAAAGCTTGCTTCGATGCTCTTGAGACCGCCTGTCGATCTATCTTCTTCGAGGCCGGGAGACGAATCCCCATGGCCTGGGAGCATCGCGAGGCGCTACTTCTTTCCGGCATTGAAGGACTATTCGATACGATCGATCAGTCGTTTGATGAAGGGTTGTGGAGTTATTTTCATCGTACCGATCGGCACGAAACTTTGTCCCGGATAGATCGACGTGGGTGCCTGCCGGCCCGCCGCGTTGACGGGCTCGAAGACATGCTAGGCAAACGCGACCGCGTGCACCGCGATAGTCAAATCGGTTCGATCGGAGGTGGCAATCACTTTGTCGAATTCCAGAAAGTCGAACGCATCTTGGATGGGCAAATCGCCCATGCCTGGGGGCTTGTGCCTGGGATGGTAACGGTCATGGTACATACCGGTAGCGTTTCGGTCGGATACGCCAGCGGCAATTTCTATCGCGATCAAGTTCGCCAACGCCATCCCGATTCGGTTCGTAAGCCGGAAAACGGAATCCATATTCTCCCAGTTGGCCCGGAAGATGGTCAGGCCGAGACGGTCTTCTGGGACGCGATGCACAACGCGGCGAATTTTGCCTACGCAAATCGAATGTTCCTGGCGTTGATGGCATGGGCCAGTCTGGAGAAGTGCTTTGGAGAAACACAGTGCGAACTGCTGTACGACGCGCCTCATAATATGATTTGGAAGGAGCCGTCTCAGGGGCATGAGTCGTATATTCACCGAAAGGGAGCATGCCCAGCGCGGGGATACGACGCAATGGTTGATACTCCCTTTGCCTACTACGGTGAGCCGGTGCTTGTGCCAGGGTCGATGGGGGCGAGCAGCTATGTGCTGGCCGGAAACGGATTGCCTGGCACCAACCAGAGTGCCGCTCATGGTGCCGGTCGTGCAATCTCGCGAGGAGCATCGATGAAGGGCTTTGATCGAGAGTTTGAAAGGTTCCTAGAAGAATTTCGTGTGGTAACGCCTGTCGACTTCCGGCGGCAAGACATTCGTCAGCGAAGCGATATCATGGAAAAGAAACTAGCCGACTTGCGGCAGGAAGCGCCGTTTGCCTACAAGGGAATCGGCCCGGTGATCGAGACCATCCAAGATTCTGGCATGGCGAGACCCGTCGCGGAGCTAAAGCCTCTGATGACAGTGAAGGGCTAG